Proteins encoded within one genomic window of Couchioplanes caeruleus:
- a CDS encoding nitrate- and nitrite sensing domain-containing protein, with the protein MRSRNWSIRVKILALVAVPLAALLALWAFATTITAGPALNLWSAQTLLDTVGNPGEVLMGEVQRERRVSVQFLADPEATPAAIDAQRAATDRAAAEFRSTAGGDKARRAAGATLESRIRQVMSDLDGLTTARDYIDRREVDLVGAQNLYNAIVDSGFQMFSATATFGDESVDREIRALTTVGRGQEYLSRIDSLLAGAYAAGKFSEQSRTELVQAIGTARFLFAQGVGDLPERDREAYQRLSRGAAFNRLQELQNVLVAASRADAPSPVGADAWQPAYDTTAQQLRAFEINATDSLAEDARPVAVNVLTRLGIAGLLGLAAFVATVVVSVRVGRSIAGRLVRLRREALEVASERLPAVVRRLQRGEAVDVDVDTPPLQYGQDEIGQLGRAFNEVRRTAVQSAVEEAAVRRGINEVFLNIARRSQTLLHRQLALLDQMERRETEPRELEDLYRVDHLATRMRRHAEDLVILAGAAPGRGWRNPVSMIDVVRGAISEVEDYKRINIVAIEPSAVLGRAVGDVIHLLAELLENATAFSPPQTRVEVVGQILPNGYAVEIEDRGLGMSAEAIAEANRKLLESPEFDPANSARLGLFVVAQLAARQGLRVSLRPSSYGGVTAIVLIPGELVTAAPPGPVALPGLATPPGLGSPPGLVALPGPEGAAGHASGPAALPAAGAEPATAAEAWDRPRTEEEVTPAIHGSPVPPPDEPGGRPMTGPTPSAVIEGLSADGLVRRRRTVPRRRTDDPAEPPTHLPPNLTSPADLTGAPAPGGPTAPTEQMPLVAGDGLDVDRPSGGEHRNGHRGDTTGLRHGEAPALLPGPGTPVAPRIPAQRGPSGPVSPASPPTVDERRLPQRVRQASLAPQLREPVAERTEATTVRSPEQVRNLMSALQRGTTRGRREAAALIAGKPAGNPPEAAVSEGVAAGSERHAGEGEQVPSGTDKQRTAGQPQWSEAATVTLPAVPGDVVGTDGTTGGTPDENHQNHRPDKDA; encoded by the coding sequence AACGGCGGGTCTCCGTGCAGTTCCTCGCCGATCCCGAGGCCACTCCGGCCGCGATCGACGCCCAGCGGGCCGCTACCGACCGCGCCGCCGCGGAGTTCCGGAGCACGGCCGGCGGCGACAAGGCGCGACGGGCGGCCGGTGCGACCCTCGAGTCCCGCATCCGGCAGGTGATGTCCGACCTCGACGGCCTGACCACTGCCCGCGACTACATCGACCGGCGCGAGGTGGACCTGGTAGGAGCGCAGAACCTCTACAACGCCATCGTGGACAGCGGCTTCCAGATGTTCTCGGCCACCGCCACGTTCGGCGACGAGAGCGTCGACCGGGAGATCCGCGCGCTGACCACGGTCGGCCGCGGCCAGGAGTACCTCAGTCGGATCGATTCCCTGCTCGCCGGCGCCTACGCGGCCGGGAAGTTCAGCGAGCAGAGCCGTACCGAGCTGGTGCAGGCGATCGGCACCGCCCGCTTCCTCTTCGCCCAGGGGGTCGGTGACCTGCCGGAACGTGACCGCGAGGCATACCAGCGGCTGAGCCGGGGAGCCGCCTTCAACCGGCTGCAGGAGTTGCAGAACGTGCTGGTGGCGGCGAGCCGGGCCGACGCGCCGTCGCCCGTCGGCGCCGACGCGTGGCAGCCTGCGTACGACACCACCGCGCAACAACTGCGCGCCTTCGAGATCAACGCCACCGACTCGCTCGCCGAGGACGCGCGGCCGGTCGCGGTGAACGTGCTGACCCGCCTCGGCATCGCCGGACTGCTCGGCCTCGCCGCCTTCGTCGCGACCGTCGTGGTCTCCGTGCGGGTCGGCCGCTCGATCGCCGGCCGGCTGGTCCGGCTGCGCCGCGAGGCCCTCGAGGTGGCGAGCGAGCGGCTGCCCGCGGTGGTCCGGCGGCTGCAGCGCGGCGAGGCCGTCGACGTCGACGTCGACACCCCGCCCCTGCAGTACGGCCAGGACGAGATCGGCCAGTTGGGCCGCGCCTTCAACGAGGTGCGGCGCACGGCCGTACAGTCCGCGGTCGAGGAGGCGGCGGTCCGCCGCGGCATCAACGAGGTCTTCCTCAACATCGCCCGGCGCAGCCAGACACTGCTGCACCGCCAGCTCGCCCTGCTCGACCAGATGGAACGCCGCGAGACCGAGCCGCGGGAGCTCGAGGACCTCTACCGCGTCGACCACCTCGCCACCCGCATGCGCCGCCACGCCGAGGACCTGGTCATCCTGGCCGGCGCCGCCCCCGGCCGCGGCTGGCGCAACCCGGTGTCGATGATCGACGTTGTCCGCGGCGCGATCAGCGAGGTCGAGGACTACAAGCGGATCAATATCGTCGCGATCGAACCGTCCGCGGTGCTGGGCCGCGCCGTCGGCGACGTCATCCACCTCCTCGCCGAGCTGCTGGAGAACGCCACCGCCTTCTCGCCGCCGCAGACCAGGGTCGAGGTGGTCGGCCAGATCCTGCCCAACGGGTACGCCGTGGAGATCGAGGACCGGGGCCTGGGCATGTCCGCCGAGGCGATCGCCGAGGCCAACCGCAAGCTGCTCGAGTCGCCCGAGTTCGACCCCGCGAACAGCGCCCGGCTCGGCCTCTTCGTGGTGGCACAGCTCGCGGCCCGGCAGGGACTACGGGTCTCGCTGCGGCCCAGTTCATACGGTGGGGTGACCGCGATCGTGCTCATCCCCGGCGAGCTGGTCACCGCCGCCCCGCCCGGTCCCGTCGCCCTGCCCGGCCTCGCCACCCCGCCGGGCCTGGGATCCCCTCCTGGGCTCGTGGCGCTGCCCGGCCCCGAGGGCGCGGCCGGTCATGCATCCGGGCCTGCGGCCCTGCCGGCCGCCGGGGCGGAGCCGGCCACGGCGGCCGAGGCCTGGGACCGCCCGCGGACGGAGGAGGAGGTAACACCGGCGATCCACGGCAGCCCGGTGCCGCCTCCGGACGAGCCCGGCGGCCGCCCGATGACCGGCCCGACCCCCAGCGCCGTGATCGAGGGTCTGAGCGCCGACGGCCTGGTCCGGCGGCGCCGCACCGTGCCCCGGCGCCGTACGGACGATCCGGCCGAGCCGCCCACCCACCTGCCGCCGAACCTGACCTCTCCGGCGGACCTGACCGGCGCCCCGGCGCCGGGCGGCCCGACCGCGCCCACCGAGCAGATGCCGCTCGTGGCCGGCGACGGCCTGGACGTGGACCGGCCCTCCGGCGGCGAGCACCGCAACGGCCACCGGGGGGACACGACGGGTCTGCGGCACGGGGAGGCTCCGGCACTGCTGCCGGGGCCGGGCACGCCGGTCGCTCCCCGCATTCCGGCGCAGCGCGGACCGTCCGGGCCGGTCTCGCCGGCGTCCCCGCCCACTGTGGATGAGCGGCGGCTACCGCAGCGGGTACGGCAGGCAAGCCTCGCGCCGCAGTTGCGGGAGCCGGTCGCCGAGCGTACGGAGGCCACGACGGTCCGCTCGCCGGAGCAGGTGCGGAACCTGATGAGCGCCCTGCAGCGGGGGACCACGCGAGGGCGCCGGGAAGCAGCCGCCCTCATCGCCGGTAAACCCGCGGGAAACCCGCCGGAAGCGGCGGTGAGTGAGGGTGTCGCAGCAGGTAGTGAGCGACACGCCGGCGAGGGGGAGCAAGTCCCCTCTGGAACTGACAAACAGCGGACGGCGGGACAGCCGCAGTGGTCCGAGGCGGCTACCGTCACTCTCCCGGCCGTGCCGGGCGACGTGGTCGGGACCGACGGCACCACGGGCGGCACTCCCGACGAGAACCACCAGAACCACCGGCCGGATAAGGACGCATAA